The following are encoded in a window of Candidatus Omnitrophota bacterium genomic DNA:
- a CDS encoding radical SAM protein, with amino-acid sequence MAQIREDIMKMARQRREDFKRFQQEGLIPLDGDFFPSVHYPPITMYPPISEKDLFRTYTNPPDGLFDLYAHLPFCIQHCTFCHYPVKVGELEEEKDRYLDALEKEMDIYMRLLGLEKIKARSILVGGGTPTYLSPAQLERFLEFFTSRLDTSSLTQFTYDVDPPTLLGEEGAQRLKLMRDFGVSRLTIGLQSLDDEVLDKMNRPHTAKEAVESVEASRRAGFTNNIEFIFGYEGQSLENWTEMMERAVGLDTEEVQLYRLKVVPYGDFEGPVKRKYIQNTESFPSPEEAIMMKQIAISILNENGYSENLRRVFTKKRDDYSHYADNQCCKLRDEVGFGLTAFSSLRDRFALNTQNFKEYYDMVSRERLPVNRGLVRTRDDQLRWALVLPLKNREIYKSLYEMRTGASLDEVFRKKIEKLKRFGLLYENEKLLRLTELGAFFADEVCEQFHHPDYIPFPRENYARGQLYPYDDWQP; translated from the coding sequence ATGGCGCAAATACGAGAAGATATCATGAAAATGGCCCGGCAGCGCCGGGAGGACTTTAAGCGCTTCCAGCAAGAGGGGCTTATCCCCCTTGACGGGGACTTTTTCCCTTCTGTGCACTACCCTCCCATAACAATGTATCCTCCGATAAGCGAGAAGGATCTTTTCAGGACCTATACAAACCCTCCCGACGGTCTGTTCGACCTTTACGCTCACCTGCCCTTCTGCATACAGCACTGCACGTTCTGCCACTACCCGGTGAAAGTGGGCGAACTCGAAGAAGAGAAGGACAGGTACCTCGACGCGCTGGAGAAGGAAATGGATATCTACATGCGCCTTCTGGGCCTCGAGAAAATAAAGGCCAGGTCCATACTCGTCGGCGGGGGGACACCGACCTACCTGAGCCCCGCCCAGCTTGAGAGGTTCCTGGAGTTCTTTACTTCCCGTCTGGACACCAGCTCACTCACCCAGTTCACTTACGACGTGGACCCTCCCACTCTGCTCGGGGAGGAAGGAGCCCAGCGGCTCAAGCTGATGCGTGATTTCGGAGTGAGCAGGCTGACCATAGGTCTACAGTCGCTTGATGATGAGGTGCTGGATAAAATGAACCGCCCCCACACCGCGAAGGAAGCCGTCGAATCGGTCGAAGCCTCCCGCAGGGCCGGATTCACCAACAACATAGAATTCATCTTCGGCTACGAAGGCCAGAGCCTGGAGAACTGGACCGAGATGATGGAGCGGGCTGTCGGGCTGGATACTGAAGAAGTGCAGCTCTACCGGCTCAAGGTCGTTCCCTACGGTGATTTCGAGGGTCCGGTCAAGCGCAAATACATACAGAACACCGAAAGCTTCCCCAGCCCCGAGGAAGCTATAATGATGAAGCAGATAGCCATTTCCATACTCAACGAGAACGGTTACAGCGAGAACCTCAGAAGGGTGTTCACGAAAAAAAGAGATGATTACTCCCATTACGCGGACAACCAGTGCTGTAAACTGCGTGACGAAGTCGGCTTCGGCCTTACCGCCTTCAGCAGCCTCCGGGACAGGTTCGCGCTCAACACGCAGAACTTCAAGGAATATTACGACATGGTCTCGCGGGAGCGCCTTCCCGTTAACCGCGGCCTGGTAAGGACAAGGGACGACCAGCTCAGGTGGGCCCTGGTCCTGCCTCTTAAGAACCGGGAGATCTACAAGAGCCTTTACGAAATGAGAACAGGCGCAAGTCTGGATGAGGTCTTCCGGAAGAAAATAGAGAAACTCAAAAGGTTCGGCCTGTTGTACGAAAACGAAAAGCTCCTCAGGTTGACCGAACTGGGGGCTTTTTTCGCGGACGAGGTCTGCGAACAGTTCCACCACCCCGACTATATACCCTTCCCCAGGGAGAACTACGCCCGGGGGCAGCTCTATCCCTATGATGACTGGCAGCCCTAA
- a CDS encoding SpoIIE family protein phosphatase, whose translation MLFSYYMKSFFSGERSVAEKLLNMERLRSIRDIPGKYLPGFIHEQTSLIRSRVNLFCALVVFLYFFTVAASLVMYPEQVIILDILLGVLLLLAAAVIFYFNQKATSLTSARFNAYIFTALMLAVLVKLSVVYRDDPVVAAATFVFTVFFVSVTIPWKPLEVIAIGLMHLVAYSASFLRIRSLAGTDLEQFGLMPYLDGFIFIIMAVFLCVVVRRAEMARDVQNYVLFKEVEEKSDQMRRELELATRIHKTLVPPSVTSPRVDIAVSYLPVYYMGGDYAKYKFLDEDRFIFIICDVTGHGVSAALLVNRVHAEFERLAQEGKSPGVLLRDLNSFIEEDFEGTEMYLSAFCGMVDLDRMRLTYSSYGHPPQYVYHARQGNIVALKAQASLLGVPFEEDLLHEKDLALERGDRVLLFTDGLTETAGGGGEQYGDGRLEAFIAENKYVPAEEFNRALLKDVELYRSGKSTDDIFILDIGIKGLEKTA comes from the coding sequence ATGCTATTTTCATATTATATGAAAAGCTTCTTTTCGGGGGAAAGGTCAGTCGCGGAGAAACTGCTGAACATGGAACGGTTAAGGTCTATCAGGGACATACCCGGCAAATACCTTCCCGGCTTCATCCATGAACAGACATCTCTTATCAGGTCCAGGGTCAACCTTTTCTGCGCCCTGGTGGTTTTCCTTTACTTTTTCACGGTCGCGGCAAGCCTGGTGATGTATCCGGAGCAGGTGATTATCCTGGATATCCTCCTCGGGGTACTGCTTCTTCTGGCCGCAGCGGTCATTTTTTATTTCAACCAGAAGGCTACCAGCCTTACCTCCGCCAGGTTCAACGCTTATATTTTTACCGCGCTCATGCTGGCGGTCCTGGTCAAACTGAGCGTGGTCTACAGGGATGACCCTGTAGTGGCCGCGGCCACCTTCGTCTTCACGGTCTTTTTCGTATCTGTGACCATCCCCTGGAAACCGCTGGAAGTTATCGCAATAGGTCTTATGCACCTGGTGGCCTACTCGGCTTCTTTTCTGAGGATAAGGAGCCTGGCGGGGACCGACCTTGAACAGTTCGGGCTTATGCCTTACCTCGACGGGTTCATTTTCATAATAATGGCGGTCTTTCTGTGCGTGGTGGTGCGCAGGGCCGAGATGGCACGGGACGTTCAGAATTACGTGCTCTTCAAGGAGGTCGAGGAGAAAAGCGACCAGATGCGCAGGGAACTGGAGCTGGCAACCCGCATACACAAGACGCTCGTTCCGCCTTCGGTGACCTCCCCCAGGGTCGATATAGCCGTCAGCTATCTGCCGGTCTATTACATGGGAGGCGACTACGCCAAGTACAAGTTCCTTGACGAGGACCGGTTCATTTTCATTATCTGCGATGTTACCGGTCACGGCGTGTCGGCCGCCCTTCTGGTCAACAGGGTCCACGCGGAGTTCGAGCGCCTGGCCCAGGAAGGCAAGAGTCCCGGGGTGCTGCTCAGGGACCTCAACAGTTTCATCGAGGAGGATTTCGAAGGTACGGAGATGTACCTGAGCGCTTTCTGCGGCATGGTCGACCTTGACCGGATGCGCCTAACCTATTCAAGTTACGGCCACCCCCCGCAGTACGTCTATCACGCCAGGCAGGGGAACATAGTAGCACTTAAGGCGCAGGCAAGTCTACTGGGAGTGCCTTTCGAGGAAGACCTCCTGCACGAGAAGGATCTCGCACTGGAGAGAGGCGACAGGGTGCTGCTGTTTACCGACGGGCTCACCGAGACCGCCGGAGGAGGAGGGGAGCAGTACGGCGACGGCAGGCTCGAGGCGTTCATCGCCGAGAACAAGTACGTTCCCGCCGAGGAGTTCAACAGGGCCCTTTTGAAGGACGTTGAGCTTTACCGTTCGGGCAAGTCCACTGACGACATATTCATACTGGATATAGGAATAAAAGGCCTTGAAAAGACCGCGTAA
- a CDS encoding EamA family transporter, with translation MDLSHTIIGCTAALISAAAWAFDPILFKKLGEKVLPAAMNLGRALVGMVYLLLLVSFIGIETMPAKSLLYLGVSGILGIALGDTFFLMGLVRLGPRLAVLMETLCPVMTVLLAVVFLGERPSLPVWTGIVLTIGGVQWVLWERTPREKLKHNWLAGIKFGALSVTCTSVGIIFAKIGLVEASPVEATMVKLFFGSIGLLIWGFAGLRIKKWIAPFRENPRLAFNLSYAVFVAIGIGLLFSVIALKYANATIAVPLNSTSPLFVLPLVAFFFREKVSLRAVLGAAVAVAGIILIFLYS, from the coding sequence ATGGATCTGAGTCATACCATAATAGGATGCACGGCCGCTCTTATCTCTGCCGCCGCGTGGGCTTTCGACCCGATACTCTTCAAGAAGCTCGGCGAAAAGGTCCTTCCCGCGGCCATGAACCTGGGCAGGGCGCTGGTGGGGATGGTATACCTGTTGCTTTTGGTCTCTTTCATCGGGATCGAGACGATGCCGGCGAAGTCCCTGCTTTATCTGGGGGTAAGCGGCATCCTGGGTATCGCCCTGGGGGACACCTTCTTCCTGATGGGGCTGGTCAGGCTCGGTCCGAGGCTTGCCGTTCTTATGGAGACCCTCTGCCCGGTAATGACGGTCCTGCTTGCTGTAGTGTTCCTCGGCGAACGCCCTTCCCTGCCGGTATGGACCGGTATCGTATTGACGATAGGCGGAGTCCAGTGGGTCCTCTGGGAAAGGACCCCTCGTGAAAAGCTCAAACATAACTGGCTGGCGGGCATCAAGTTCGGCGCTCTCTCTGTAACATGCACCTCGGTGGGCATAATATTCGCGAAGATAGGACTGGTCGAAGCCTCGCCCGTAGAAGCTACGATGGTCAAACTCTTTTTCGGGAGCATTGGTCTTCTCATATGGGGCTTTGCGGGCCTGCGGATAAAGAAATGGATCGCACCCTTCCGGGAAAACCCCCGGCTCGCGTTCAACCTCTCATACGCGGTATTCGTGGCGATAGGCATAGGCCTTCTTTTCTCGGTGATCGCCCTTAAATACGCCAACGCGACGATAGCGGTACCCCTTAATTCCACCAGCCCCCTTTTCGTGCTGCCCTTGGTCGCTTTCTTCTTCAGGGAAAAGGTCTCACTACGCGCGGTGCTCGGCGCCGCGGTCGCGGTCGCGGGAATAATCTTGATTTTCCTTTATAGTTGA
- a CDS encoding methyltransferase domain-containing protein, whose translation MVCFRLGRAYPPGEGLIALSGESDQAFRYLPGEKILDLDPGPGYWTFKLAKAAGPEGHVYGIQVYPETSRSMDEYMQSALKDDELNPYDNVTLMKKSYKEQLLPPHTADMAFLSLCGYFLGDPDAQRRYHDRFYRRDRVLVENIYRSLKPGGKGGRHRYHQHAVRPFVHAQI comes from the coding sequence ATCGTATGTTTTCGGCTGGGAAGAGCTTATCCGCCCGGAGAGGGACTTATTGCATTATCCGGAGAAAGTGATCAGGCTTTTAGATATCTCCCGGGTGAAAAGATCCTCGATCTTGACCCCGGCCCGGGGTACTGGACCTTCAAACTGGCAAAAGCGGCGGGGCCGGAGGGCCATGTTTACGGCATCCAGGTATACCCCGAGACAAGCCGTAGCATGGATGAGTACATGCAATCAGCCCTCAAGGACGATGAGCTTAACCCGTATGATAATGTTACCCTCATGAAAAAAAGCTACAAGGAGCAGCTCCTTCCGCCACACACCGCGGACATGGCCTTTCTCAGCCTTTGCGGTTACTTTCTGGGAGATCCGGACGCGCAGAGGAGGTACCACGACAGATTCTACCGGAGGGACAGAGTTCTCGTTGAGAATATATACAGATCCCTCAAGCCGGGGGGGAAGGGCGGTCGTCATCGATATCATCAACACGCCGTTCGTCCATTCGTTCATGCGCAAATATAA